The Solea senegalensis isolate Sse05_10M linkage group LG18, IFAPA_SoseM_1, whole genome shotgun sequence DNA segment TGCTGATTACATTAGAACGATGCAAGTTAAATACATTTCATGGTGTAGTAGTGGACCCCACAAGCAGACAATACACTACCTTAATAGGTGATTACATGTCAGTTTTAGTGACTAAACCAGACGCTCAAACAAGTACAATTGTTACAAGACTAGAACTAGAAAAGGCTATTTTAAAGAAATTGCTGTGGGATTGCTGTCAAATGCGAAGCTACGCTGAATTGCTGGTTTGAAGCATTTGAATTTGTATGAATAGTTTGAAAAATATGTGAGTTTGTCTACAGAATGAGTGGAAGCCAAGTTGAAGTTTTATAAACAGTATGAAAATTACTTGAATTTGTATGAAAAAGAAGTTGAAGTGATATGAATATGTTGAAATGGATTCAATCAATTTAAAAGGCATTAAAGTATTTGGGAAACAAATAGACTAAAGTGTACAAGAAAGAAATACTGATTACTTTtgtggaataaacctttaaaaaatatCAGCACACTTTCAGTAAAAGGGACCTTTAAAATATTGAGTACTTAGACAAagtattatttcttttgttttttaatttaaaacaaaaagtatatAGTCAGTGATATTTTGGGTGGGATGTACCTTTAAAGATTTGTTTCTGTTCAGTCTAATTAACTGATGtgaatcagctgtgtgtgtgtgtgtgtgtgtgtgtgtgtgtgtgtgtggcacttgCTTACAGTTACATTacaaatacagagaaaacaTCCCTGATGCACCGGCCACACAACACACTCTAACATGAAAACTGTAGGTCCGATTGAAAAACTGACCACATTGTGAGCATCCTGAGAACTTTCTCAACAACATATTGTCAAATTTGACcccatgttgttgtgtttttaaaatgtggccACAGGTGTAAGAGAGTCAGGCAAGTGAGTCTTAATGAGAGAatattatattgaatatttCGGAAAACTGAATACACCGATGATGTCCCAATTGAGCTGAAAGTGTTGAAGTTTGAATGGTTTGAATAATGGAAAATGTTCTAGTCTAGTAGTAGTTAGTAAAATGTTACTAGTTGTAGATGCTCAGCAATCCCACTAATCATTTAACACTACATCTTTTTAATCAGTCCAAATGGAAAACATGTtgactaaaaacacaatgaTAGCTGAGACATAGCAAATGATAAACACTTTGTTGATTCTTCTAGCCACTTTGGTCCAGTAGCCAGGTTTTGCTTCCTCCTTCCTGTCGCTGAGGAGTAGAGTCTTTATTTGGTTCCTCACCTCATACAAGGCCAGAGACACCTCCATCAGTTGGATGTTGCTATCCTGAAAAGTAGTTTCATAAACTGTGGTTAATAGCAACAGAAAGAACAGACTCCTattgtgaggctgcaggtagTACTggttcagagagacagaggttgTGGCTGTAGCTAAACGAGCTGTCACTGCTTTACTTGTTTGAACAGGTGGTTTGATACTGGGAGGATTAGTAAATTCTGTATAAACCTGGCTCAAACCAAACTGCTGGTGGGGGGGGGAACAATTCTGTCCAACTTGACTCTAACCTCTGTAGCCACTGGCAGCTTTTCAGATGGCGTCTTAATGGGAGACACATCACAGCTAGATGAAGagtgaacacatttattcaccTCTGAAGAGATTAGAGACAAAGCATGGTTAGCATACACTCAGAATAACACAATCACCAATGTGTATATGTCTGCTTCAGAGAATGAATTAAGTCACTTAAGTTGAGCACCATACAAAACACATAAGAGTAATGTCCATACTGCTTAAACAGTAGACCAGTCTGGCTTGATCATTcaatattgcatatttttttacCTCCTTCACATCTAGCTTTGCCTCGTTTGTCCTCACTTAGCCTCAGGTCTTCAtctgtctcattgtcctgtggTGCGTTGTCTTTCTCTATCAGGTGCATCACAAAAACACTCTCCAGGAGGCTGAGCATCATCAGAGCAAAAACCCCAATGCAGTAGACGGCTGATGGGACAAGGCAGCTTCATTAATGCAGATAAGTAACTAAACAGAGTCAGGACATGAGCTGTTACCAGAGCTTCTTTACCTATCAGTGGGATCCGCTCTGATGAAGAAGGCAGAATTTCATTGAGAATGAGCTGCATCACAGTTACAGCGAGCAGCACTGTGACCTTGAAGCCCAGCTTCTCGCCACTGGTGTCTGAGATCAGGAAGGAGGCCAAGTCCAGACACAGGAAGAACAAGATGGGGAGTATGAAGTTGACAATATAGAGCGCCGACCTCCTCTTTATCTTGATCTGTTTAATGTTAAGCAATTCGCAAACCATTATGATTTGGTAACTTTAAGAAAACAGCTAACACATAGCTACATTTACCACATCAGCTTTTCAAATAAACACCTGAATAGAGACAGCAATTTAGCACCGAACAGACATTTTGTGCATGCGATCTCAGTTGGGTGTGGTGCTAGAGAGGGTGTAAGCTGAATTTAAATCTGATGTAGTCTTTGATTCAACCCTGTTTGCTTCTAattgtgctttacaaataaagttgacttgattTGACATGACTTTAATCACGAGTGTTATcattgctactttgttttggcCTGAGCACAGGTTTACTGATTTAAAATACTTACAGTGTAAATCATCAAGCTTTGATCAAATCTGAAAAAGTTTTCTACAGTTTCCTTGTTGATTTCAATGCTGATCAACTCCCACTCAGACTGTTTCTGTATCATCTCGCGAGACTCTCTTATGCTCCATTTATCGTTGAATGTATCGATCTCGATTTCTTTATCTTGAGtgggaggtaaaaaaaattgtgctgtgttagcaaagatggtgcaAATCAGGcagacatgaagacacacatatatacaacaGGTTACATACTCACCAGAGTGTATAACAGATCTAAAAGTGAGGTTGCAGCTCTGAGTGTCAAAGGGGAATCTGAAGACTTGCATCTTGCAGGTGCTGACCAGCACGTGGTTATATATTATTCCAGTAGTCCCATTAAATAATATTGTGACATAAGGGTTAGGTTTAGACTTGTCGTTCTCTGTCCtgtcaataaaacacacaaacacttatataaatgaaatgtcatgtaatgtagTATCTCTATTTGTACATTACATATGTGGCAGAATAGAGGTACCATGAACACCTGTCTGATGTCACTTTAATTGCTCTGTGCTGATCAGCCAGTAATCAGCACGTTAAACTAATccctattcctttaacactggttgaaaacaacacaattctAGTAACCCAGCTATTCAATGATAATGGGAATCTGCTAAATCATTCTGAGTTCCTCCAAAAACAGTTGGTGTTCCTGTTACCCTAATATTACCCCCATTGTAATGGATGCTGACTGTTCGACCCACTGGCCTACTGCCTTTTTGCTGACTCATACTTTCTTTGTTAACTGATAGCTTTGCTTTTGTGTCATTGTTAGACTTTGCCCACAGTTAGACTGTGTGACTGACTTCTGCCAGTATCACAGAGGACTGGTTTCACATCCCTACTGCTTGTATTGTACATGCTTATTATATCTAAGTTGCAATTACAATAGTaattggtgtcttttttttgtttgatgttcaaagactattttgttttctttgatcaTCTAGGTCCAACAATCAGGCTTCACAAATTCCCAACCCCATTTTAGCCATTGTATTGTGTTTAAATgattctactttttttttttattgttgcatgaGACAGCGTCACTTGCTCCATGGGGGTGGTCCCTGCATTAACATCTTGGGGGTggtctttaaaaatgaaactaaatttgtagattattattatgaaaaacAAGCCTCCTCCTCACTGCCAAAATTACAAGTGGACCTATGCAATGAACCCAGTGTTTACTAATTATAAATGCATTTAAGGTTTTTTAGAACATTGTATTACGATTTGATTATTGAACTATTCAATAATCACCACCTAAAAGGATTACATGTACATTCTATCATTGGCATTTTGCTTTGATAAACTGACAGTCCGTAATTACAAATTTGATTTGCTGGTTTTACATCTTTCTGAACAGTAACATGACGTCAAACAATATCGGAGACTGAGGATCAAGTGAGTGACCATGCACATTCATTTAAACTCACGCTTCCTCTACGGTGAGATCTGGCTTCCAAATGAGTTCAGCTGGAACAGACAAATTTGAAATACCACAAAATTGATCGGGTTCCCAAAGTATGAAGTCATTTTGCCACTCCTTCAAAGAGAAACAGGGAGAgaacaacatatttaaacagaGTGATGAGGAAAATGATTCAGTCAGGAATTGCTTTTTTCCCCAGCGAGAACTCACCAATGTGAACCAAACATAAGGAACAAATATCTGGTCCTTCTCTCTCTATGAGCAAAGAAACACaatgtgtgaaatatgtgtTGGACAACCTGGTAACTGTCAAGGAACCTGGCAAAGATCACTGTCAAAACAAATTTCTAtttctacctcgactaagaagacaaaaaaaaccaaaaaacgtgtacatcgcacttatgactagcacttcatagtttgatctacttgaagctcttacttacttctagctcttatttgtacccaaatgtttaaatgcacttttgtaagtcgctttggataaaagcgtctgctaaattacatgtaatgtaatgtaatgtatgtgaCAGTTTTATTCTCACACTGCTATAATAAACCAGTAGCACTGCAGAAAGATTACAGCTCCAGTTCTTTCAGGAATGACTTTTGTATGTGGATCTATGTGCACATTAAAGTGCAATAAAGTATGCGCCTCTTCAGTGCTCCTCTTCAGACtcaaaatactaaataaaagaGGCATTGATTCAAATAAAGTGCTGATCAACAATCGGAGCAGTTCATGTAAACATAGTAtacctgctgctgtgactgtgactgttttttttttaaatattcattgcTGATGTTTTCACTTGCAATTTAAAGCAGCATATAAATAGAAACATTGGGGTACTTTTTCTTTGACTTCAGAATGGGTGCATACCAAGGTTATAGGTTTTGGattgttcattattttttttattttagtttagagtttttgtttttaaaatgagtttgttttgaatCGAAAAAATGTGTGTAGTTAATCTTAatttcatatgaacccaaaagaaTATGTATGAAATGAATTTACAAAGATGAATCCTAAGCATATTTTCACTACAATTTTAGTtcgttttattttgttttataaaccCACAATTCAATTTCAGTTAGTTATCGTTTGGTTTTTTAGctctagtttttgtttttatttcatttaatgaaGTTTTTCTTGCAATTTTTGGTTTCGTTTGTGGACTTGTCATAGCAGTAATTGCaatgtaacatgtaatgtaattagggctgggtgatacagcaaagtaaaaaaaagtttcaaatcaGTCAATTTCAGTCATaatgataaaatgtcaaataattcAAGATAAATTGAAAAATGGACCAATATACCATCCTCCacgaaacaaaataataattatagtctATAATTGTGCCGCAAACAATCCCTCACCACTTCTAGAATGGTATAGACATACAACTCCATAAAGATGTATGTGGGCACACTGTAGTCAGCAACAGGCCGGGTCATGTGGAACGTCTTATTGTTGTAGGTCAAACCCAAATGCTTGATAACATCCTGGTAAGCACATTTCCCCTCAGACGATGCCCCATCTGCAGTGAAAAGAACACAATTAACCAAGAAAGAAGACTGAAAATCATTTGGACTTAATATCAGGACCTCGGTTCTTTGTACGTATTAGTTGATATTTTAGCTTCTCTGAGGATCATGTTGGTTCATGAGTTGGTCCACATGAACTTAACTCACTCACAGCTCATCTTGTTAATCTGCATTACAGTTGTGTATTCTCGACAAATGTAAGCCACTTAACTGATGattttcatgcatgtacacacacattcatgaacCACTTTTTAATTCTTTATGCATCCCATTCACAGCTGACACATATGCCAAGGTTTTTAGCAGCCATTTAACCATGAACCATCATATTGATAGAGGAATTGGTATTTCCATCAATTTGGCTCAGTGAAGAAATCACTCCTATTTTAGCACAGCACAGTTTAACAGCATCACAAACGACATCCTCCAAAGTGACCATGCAGACGAATCAACTCTTCCTTCAAGAAAAACTGAATTAGAGATATCCTAAAATAGCTCCATCCTCCATCCAATAGTAACGATGAATATTGTTCACATTGAGGCCTGTGGATTAATTGCAACAATGCTTACCTGTGAGGAGGAACACGAAAAACAAGCTGACAAACATCAAGTGTTACGGACCAGAAATAATCCAGTGTCTgagatgtgaaaatgttcacCCCTGTCCTCACTGTGCTGTCTATAAATACTAACCCACACTACAAAGGGGATGGGTAAATTAGACCCACCCATTCCTTTTGGGGTTTTTACAGCATCCGTCTAAAAGGCAGTGGGTCTCAACCACACAAGCTTCTATTCaactaataaaaatgtttcttcatGAGTTCACAGACCAGCTCCGTGAAGTCGAGATCAGGGCTTTGTGCGGTCAGTTAACCTCtttacaaacagacaaacaactgCTGCAGGATAAATGATCGTACTGTGTGATGGCAAAACGTTTAAATGCCTCAGAACAAATTATACAGTATTGTATTTGTACCCCTAAGGTATACTAATGCAGTTGTGAGGAAGTATGTGGTGAGATTTCGCAGAGCTTCTGTTcattggaaaataaaaagcgCACAACTAATGGGATCATAATAAACAACATTGGAAATATGTTCAAGTTCTTTATTTGGGAGGTATTTTTTCATACTGGTAAAATACATGCGAATATTAGAAACACCTAAAACAATTAGGAGCAGTACAACACCTGTGATCTCAATGCTAAGAACAGTTATGGCCTTTAAGGCCTCCTCTGCAGACCGTTCCATTtgtgaaataatgaaacaaCATTAACATGTTATATAGAAAAAAGCTTCCCCAGCATCAGCCAGTCACATCACATTCtgcaaatattccagcacagACACAAAGCATGCATGTGAACCATAATGTGAAACAATAGATGTATGTttagttaaaggaatactttaccaatttgtttttagctttgtattcctcgaataggggtagtatttttgataaattgtgcttcccaacctcagttcccctgagtcaagaaatatattccttctttttttgttacgtgcccaccggtgacacttggtctgagccttggtccgaggcttgaaactgcaacgcaaattctgcactttttagacccactcgtagggggcacgtaacaaagaaaagaatgaagatattgctcaactcaggggaaacggaggttgggaaacacaatatttcaaatatactacccctattctagtaatacaaagctaaatgtaaatcgttgaagtattcctttaaaaatgCTAGCCTACAAGTGATTACATGTTGTTTCTCAATGCAGCAAAACTAAACCAGAAGCAGAAACATAtaattgttactattattatttagcACTACTGAACccatttgaaaaacatataGATTAAAAACAGACTTGCAACTGAGaaatagaaaaggaaaaaggcaTTGTTGATTCTTTTAGCCACTCTGGTCCAGTAGCCAGGTTTTGCTTCCTCCTTCCTGCTGCTAAGGTGTAAAGTAAGAGTTTTTATCAGCTGGCTCAGCTCATCATTGGCCAGGGATACCTTCATCTGTTGGATATTGCCATCCTGAAAAGTAGTTTAATAGACTTTGGTCAGTGATTGGATTATGCAAAGGCGTCTGCTTCATTTCAAACTCTGATTGTTGCACCacttaaactaaattaaattttcCACACAGGttaattatttcaaacattGACCTAATACAAAAAATGGTCACCACCCTGTTTGAACTTTCAAAGGTCTagcgtgtaacatttaggagggcaACCAAAATGCATCATCCAGCCAGagagttttgcattttgaagaaGAGGCTTTCAACACAATGACATCCTCTCTGGTGCGTGAGGGcaaccatagttccctgatgtgctgAGAGGAGGACTCCTCcttttgttacaatctgcactctcaccaATAGATGTCACTAATACTTCAATACTACCATGTTATGTGTTAAACAATTATGTGCAACTTAACTCTAACCTCTTTTGCCACCGGCAGCATTTCAGATGGCGTCTTAATAGGAGACACATCACAGCCAGATGTAGAATGAGACAGTTTATTCACCtctgaaaagagaaaacatgctTTACATATGTGCAATATAACACAATTAACCATTTTATATAAGTTCGCTTCAGAGAACTCATAAAGTACCTAAAGGTGAAGATaacattaacaaacaaacacaaggttCATTTCCATACTGTTTAAACAGTATAATGTATGGCTTTATCATTCATTCTTCCATATCTTTTTACCTCTTTCAGGTCTGGTTTTGTCTCGTTTGTCCTCACTTAGCTTCAGGTCTTCAtctgtctcattgtcctgtggTGCGTTGTCTTTCTCCGTCAGATACATCACAAAAACACTCTCCAGGAGGCTGAGCATCATCAGTGCAAAAATCCCAATGCAGTAGGTGGCTGATGGTAAAAGGCAGCTTCATTAATGCTGATAAGCAACTTAACAGAGTCAGGACATGGGCTGTTACTGATGTTGAGTATCAGACTCTAAACTTACCTATTAGTGGAATCCTGTTTGAAGAGGAAGGCAGAATATCATTGAGAATGAGCTGCATCACAGTTACAGCGAGAAGCACCGTGatcttgaagctcagcttctcacCGCCGCTGTCTGAGATCAGGAAGGAGGCTAAGTCCAGACACAGGAAGAACACAATTGGAAGAAGAAAGTTGACAATGTAGAGTGCCGACCTTCTCTTCATGTTGATCTGTTAAATAGTGAACAATTCACAGAAGGACAGAGACTGTAATTTAGCACCAAACAGATTTGGTGCAGCtttaaacagatttatttaaagaGTCTTTGTGTGATGCTGGAGAGGGTACAATCTGAGGTAATACCTGATGCATTCTTTGATTAATCTATCACTTTAATCATTAGTGCTACAATCACTACCTGTTTTTTTGGTCTTAGTAAAGGTTTAATGATTTACTGTTCTGATCTCTATTCTCTCCAAAATTCAATCCCAACAGTGTCCATAATCCATGATAGCAATACAACACCTGGCAACAGCTTTTTCTTGGATGGCATGTTGAATCTGCATCAAAAACATGTTGCATCTGCTTACAGGATGACATGAAGGGGCGTCCCATTTCAAAGGGTTCGATTTTAACCACTGTGGCTTGACTTACAATGGAAGGGCCAAGGATATAATGCaatataattcattcattcctctGAAATGTATACTGTATTTCAGGATTAAATGCAATACACAACTCCACATCTGCGTGTCTGTATCCAGACTCACTTACAGTGTAAATGACCAAGGTTTGGTTAAAGCTGTAATATTGGATAGTTTGGCTGGTGACGGTTATGTTGATGAACAGCCACTCAGACTGGGTCCGCATCAACTCACGAGACTCCTCTGTGGCTGCTGAAGAGTTGCCATAGTAGACAAGCTTGATTTCCTCGTctagagtgggagagagagaaaaaaatcacattgacAGAGAAAGATGTATATTGATGGAAATGTGATGTTGTTTGCTCATTCAAATTCAAGCAGACATagggacacatacagtatatggacaaaagcatttggccacacctgttccAACTTTGTAGCAACAGTCTGAGGAAGGTAATTTTCTATTGCAACAATATTATGCTTCAGTGCACAAAGCAACAACTATAAAGTCTGacaagtttggtgtggaagtAATTGACtggccctgacctcaaccccatcgagcacctttgggatcaactccatattaaagtccCGTATGtattggtgtaatggtcaggcgtcTGAAAACCTTTGtccatataatgtatatatacaacaGGTTAAAGGCTCACCGGAGTGTATGAAAGACTTGAAAGTGAGGTTGCAGCTCTGAGTGTCAAAAGGGAATCTGTAAACCTGCATCCTGCAGGTGCTGACCAAGACCTGGTCGTTTGTGAGTTCAACATTCCCTCTACTTGTAATGGTGACGTATGGACTAGGTGGGGCACTGTCTTTCTCTATCCTGTAAGAGAACACACATATACAGCTATTCCACTGATATGTGCGTATtcatttgacaaaatgaaattGTCACTTACAAAAATAGAGGCAGACAACAAAAGAGCAGAGCAAAACTGAGCAAAATCAACCAAATTGAAGACACTTTGTAGCACAGAGAATACATGCACTAAGGATCTAGGCAAAAGGGAAGACGGAACAGTACACACAAGGAagaagtacaaaataaaacactgtcacTATACTACAAATACATTGTCCAAATATGTGCCAGGGGTATTTCATTGAAACAATACATAAAGCATATTTGATTTTCTGCCATTTATTTCATTACCAAGTGATGGTTTGGTTTTAAACAGGAAATCATGCATGTAAAGAAATGTTCAAAGTGTGCTGGTTTGCTGTTCAGTTTACACATCCTTCTCAACAGTAACATGAGGATATTTGAGTGTGAGATGCATAACCATATTCATATTCTTCAAAACTTACGTCTCCTCAATGGTCAGATCTGGCTTCCACATGATTTCAGTTGGCACAGATAAAGAGGAAATACCGCAAAACTCATCAGGATTCCAACTAATGTAATCATTATTCCACCACTGTAGAGGAAAACATGGAGAGAACCAGGTattaaagtaacacatttttaaagtgagTGAGATGAGGAAAAGCATTCATTCAGGAAGAGAGAACTCACCATGGTGATCCAAACATAAGGCACAAATAGCTGTTCCTTCTCTTTCTATAAGCAAAGAGATACAgcatgaaacaaaatgaacaaacaaaaagtatACCTATAATACAAAATtgttctgcaaacaaacacttaCCATCTCTAGAATGGCATAGAGCAGCAAATCCAAGTTCACCTCTGTGACTGTTGTGTAGTTAATAACAGGCCGGGTCATGTAGAACAGTTTATTGTTGTAGTTCAAATTTAAGTGATTCAAAACATCTTGGTAGCTGCAGTTCTCCTTTGAGGATGCCCCGTCTGCAGTGAAAATGAGACAGCACAACTCTCTCTCAGCTTTAAATACGAAAATAAATTGCCCTTAATATCAGACACTCAAATCTATTTAGACACTAGTGAGAAGTATTCTATACACTATGTCTGCTCAGGACATTGTTGGTTCATGAGTTGGTCCACATGAACTTAATATCTCATCTTGTTAACCTGCATTGCACTTACGTATTGATTGATGAGCACTTAAGGGATTTTCActcctctacacacacataattagtACAGAAATGTTTACGTATGAGGTAATGTTCCTTTCAGTGCACTGACACTCACTCTGGAGTTTGTCCCCAGGCGCCGCTCAGTGGCTGACTACTGTTCCGAGTTCAAGTAAGGATTCCCCACAGAGATCAACagagttacattttaaaagcacTTTTGTATCCTGTTCACAACCCTCCAATTAGTCAATGACCTGCTCTAATCACTGAGCCATGATGTCTgcaagaaagacagaaagaaagaaagaaagctgcAGCAAATACTTAAAGGTATGCTCACGGTATGCCAGATACAACCCCCAAGAGTAATGTAATGATAGTCACAGTGGAGAGGACAGGAAATTAGTTTTAcctgtttttaatttgtgtgaCACGCCTCTAATATTCAATATTATGAAGGGAAATATTGTATTTCCCTTCATAATATTGAAGGGAAATATAGACAAAAGGGAATATTTGTCTAGCGTTTGGTGCAGTTACAAGAAAAGTAGCATGAGGAAACTCATGGTGGCTCACAGTGATGCACTGGTGTCCCTTCTTGTGTGGCAGATCAGTCTAATGTATCGTGTGGACCAGcctgaaaacaacattaaaggCTTTCACCAGTCTGAGACATTCAAAGATTGTGGTCGTCCTCTGACTGCTTCCTGTGTCTCCTGGCTTTTTGCAGCTTTGGGTGAAATCATTCCAAGGATAATGCATATATTCACAAGATATACAACTTCGGTCAATCAAGTCCAATTAAACGGCTAACTACCAGAAATAAATCCAGCTCATAAAATAGTTAGGCATAGTTAATTAGGATAGCAGTAGTAAGGTTGACAGTGTTTATGCATTATGACATGACTGGATATTGACAACTGACCACTTTAAAGTCCACTTAGTTTAAGTAGGCTTTCCATTTGGACCCTATCGGCTGTGCTGTTAACCACTAAATGCATGTTGAAAGACACGAGTCAGAAAACACCACTCACATATGACTTGTTAAAGTCAGCAGAAGCTCTCATACTCCTTGATTTAACACATTATTGTCTCTAACAATCAGACTCATGTCAGCACAGCACAGTTCAACGGCATCACAAACTACATCCTCCAAAGTGATCCCGTAGTGGAATTCAACTCCTCCCTTaaaatggtgtaaaaaaaaaaccaactaaaTAATACAAGTTGTTCCTTGTTCCTATAGCAACTGAATgtatacaaacaataaaaaaatctcaGTACAAACAATCTCAAATCTCATATCTAGCCTGCAGGTGCAGGGAAATTAGTGGCACCGACAACAGGAAGCATTGAAAATGACCAAACAA contains these protein-coding regions:
- the LOC122759540 gene encoding 5-hydroxytryptamine receptor 3A-like; the encoded protein is MSYGASSEGKCAYQDVIKHLGLTYNNKTFHMTRPVADYSVPTYIFMELYVYTILEVREKDQIFVPYVWFTLEWQNDFILWEPDQFCGISNLSVPAELIWKPDLTVEEATENDKSKPNPYVTILFNGTTGIIYNHVLVSTCKMQVFRFPFDTQSCNLTFRSVIHSGEYVTCCIYIKIKRRSALYIVNFILPILFFLCLDLASFLISDTSGEKLGFKVTVLLAVTVMQLILNEILPSSSERIPLIAVYCIGVFALMMLSLLESVFVMHLIEKDNAPQDNETDEDLRLSEDKRGKARCEGEVNKCVHSSSSCDVSPIKTPSEKLPVATEQFGLSQVYTEFTNPPSIKPPVQTSKAVTARLATATTSVSLNQYYLQPHNRSLFFLLLLTTVYETTFQDSNIQLMEVSLALYEVRNQIKTLLLSDRKEEAKPGYWTKVARRINKVFIICYVSAIIVFLVNMFSIWTD
- the LOC122759493 gene encoding 5-hydroxytryptamine receptor 3A-like isoform X2 translates to MMFVSLFFLFLLMDGASSKENCSYQDVLNHLNLNYNNKLFYMTRPVINYTTVTEVNLDLLLYAILEMKEKEQLFVPYVWITMWWNNDYISWNPDEFCGISSLSVPTEIMWKPDLTIEETIEKDSAPPSPYVTITSRGNVELTNDQVLVSTCRMQVYRFPFDTQSCNLTFKSFIHSDEEIKLVYYGNSSAATEESRELMRTQSEWLFINITVTSQTIQYYSFNQTLVIYTINMKRRSALYIVNFLLPIVFFLCLDLASFLISDSGGEKLSFKITVLLAVTVMQLILNDILPSSSNRIPLIATYCIGIFALMMLSLLESVFVMYLTEKDNAPQDNETDEDLKLSEDKRDKTRPEREVNKLSHSTSGCDVSPIKTPSEMLPVAKEDGNIQQMKVSLANDELSQLIKTLTLHLSSRKEEAKPGYWTRVAKRINNAFFLFYFSVASLFLIYMFFKWVQ
- the LOC122759493 gene encoding 5-hydroxytryptamine receptor 3A-like isoform X1; protein product: MMFVSLFFLFLLMDGASSKENCSYQDVLNHLNLNYNNKLFYMTRPVINYTTVTEVNLDLLLYAILEMKEKEQLFVPYVWITMWWNNDYISWNPDEFCGISSLSVPTEIMWKPDLTIEETIEKDSAPPSPYVTITSRGNVELTNDQVLVSTCRMQVYRFPFDTQSCNLTFKSFIHSDEEIKLVYYGNSSAATEESRELMRTQSEWLFINITVTSQTIQYYSFNQTLVIYTINMKRRSALYIVNFLLPIVFFLCLDLASFLISDSGGEKLSFKITVLLAVTVMQLILNDILPSSSNRIPLIATYCIGIFALMMLSLLESVFVMYLTEKDNAPQDNETDEDLKLSEDKRDKTRPEREVNKLSHSTSGCDVSPIKTPSEMLPVAKEVRDGNIQQMKVSLANDELSQLIKTLTLHLSSRKEEAKPGYWTRVAKRINNAFFLFYFSVASLFLIYMFFKWVQ